From one Streptomyces sp. R41 genomic stretch:
- a CDS encoding energy-coupling factor transporter transmembrane component T produces MTTDDDERAEAAATAEAAAAAGAAAAAAAAGKRRARPGRASTATAVGNRPAGRWGSPRSSEAERGGGWAQPAAPGADPTGRPLHLRTRTPQATRSNALHPGAWWIWALGLGTAASRTTNPLLLALLIGVAGYVVAARRTEAPWARSYGAFVKLAAAVLGIRLGFAVFLGSPIPGTHLVVTLPEVPLPHWAQGIRIGGRITAEGLVFALYDGLKLATLLICVGAANALANPARLLKSLPGALYEAGVAVVVALTFAPNLIADVQRLRAARRLRGRPDRGLRGLLHVGLPVLEGALERSVALAAAMDARGYGRTAQVPPAVRRTTAVLTLGGLLGVCAGTYGLLTAEGGSYGLPVLLAGLAAALGGLWLGGRRSLRTRYRPDVWGARAWLVAGSGVAVAALMIVAASYDPAALRPGVVPLVAPTLPLWPAAAILLGLLPAFVAPIPLTKEPS; encoded by the coding sequence ATGACGACGGACGACGACGAACGGGCCGAGGCGGCCGCCACTGCCGAGGCCGCCGCTGCCGCTGGCGCTGCCGCTGCCGCTGCCGCTGCCGGCAAACGGCGCGCCCGGCCCGGGCGCGCTTCCACAGCTACTGCTGTGGGCAATCGTCCCGCAGGGCGATGGGGGTCCCCCCGCTCGAGCGAAGCCGAGCGTGGGGGAGGGTGGGCACAGCCTGCAGCGCCGGGTGCCGACCCAACCGGGCGCCCGCTGCACCTCCGTACCCGCACGCCGCAGGCGACCCGCAGCAACGCCCTCCACCCCGGCGCCTGGTGGATCTGGGCCCTGGGCCTGGGAACCGCCGCCTCCCGCACCACGAACCCCCTCCTCCTCGCCCTCCTCATCGGCGTAGCCGGATACGTCGTGGCGGCGCGCCGCACCGAGGCGCCCTGGGCCCGCTCCTACGGCGCCTTCGTCAAGCTGGCGGCAGCCGTCCTCGGCATCCGGCTCGGCTTCGCCGTGTTCCTGGGCTCCCCGATCCCGGGAACGCACCTCGTCGTCACGCTCCCCGAAGTCCCCCTCCCCCACTGGGCCCAAGGCATCCGCATAGGCGGCCGCATCACCGCCGAGGGCCTGGTATTCGCGCTGTACGACGGCCTGAAACTGGCCACGCTCCTCATCTGCGTAGGCGCGGCGAACGCCCTCGCCAACCCGGCGCGCCTGCTGAAGTCGCTGCCGGGAGCGCTGTACGAGGCGGGCGTGGCGGTCGTCGTCGCCCTGACCTTCGCCCCGAACCTGATCGCCGACGTGCAGAGACTGCGCGCCGCCCGCAGGCTGCGCGGCCGCCCCGACCGGGGTCTGCGCGGCCTGCTGCACGTAGGACTCCCGGTCCTGGAAGGCGCGTTGGAGCGTTCGGTCGCCCTCGCGGCGGCGATGGACGCGCGCGGCTACGGCCGCACCGCCCAAGTGCCGCCCGCCGTCCGCCGCACCACCGCCGTACTGACGCTGGGCGGTCTGCTCGGCGTCTGCGCGGGCACGTACGGACTGCTGACCGCCGAGGGCGGCAGTTACGGCCTGCCGGTGCTGCTGGCCGGGCTGGCCGCGGCGCTCGGCGGCCTGTGGCTGGGCGGCCGCCGCTCGCTGCGGACGCGGTACCGGCCGGACGTGTGGGGCGCACGGGCGTGGCTGGTCGCGGGCTCGGGCGTGGCCGTGGCGGCGCTGATGATCGTCGCCGCCTCGTACGATCCCGCGGCGCTGCGCCCCGGCGTCGTCCCCCTCGTGGCCCCCACCCTCCCGCTCTGGCCCGCGGCGGCGATCCTCCTCGGTCTCCTCCCGGCCTTCGTCGCCCCGATCCCGCTCACCAAGGAGCCGTCGTGA
- a CDS encoding ABC transporter ATP-binding protein, with protein MIRFEDVSVTYDGAAEPTVRGVDFEVPEGELVLLVGPSGVGKSTVLGAVSGLVPHFTGGTLRGRVTVAGRDTRTHKPRELADVVGTVGQDPLSHFVTDTVEDELAYGMESLGLAPDVMRRRVEETLDLLGLAALRDRPIATLSGGQQQRVAIGSVLTPHPKVLVLDEPTSALDPAAAEEVLAVLQRLVHDLGTTVLMAEHRLERVIQYADQVVLLPSPGAAPLLGTPSEVMAVSPVYPPVVDLGRLAGWSPLPLTVRDARRSAGALRERLAEIASNTETAAGGAADRGMGAAGATGDRDTGAAGAARDRDADTAAAAGAAAGAVPRAAESARVHATAAPPSPSRHASPRLSRLLRRATPTAPAPAQTAVVESLAVRRGRVEALRHVDLTAAPGETIALMGRNGAGKSTLLGALVGLVEPAAGSVRVGGAVPHRTAPRELVRRVGLVPQEPRDLLYADTVAAECAAADHDAGAEPGTCRALVSELLPGIADYTHPRDLSEGQRLALALAVVLTARPPLLLLDEPTRGLDYAAKARLVTVLRGLAAEGHAIVLATHDVELAAELAHRVVILADGEIVADGPTAEVVVASPSFAPQVTKVLAPQPWLTVPQVRAALRASEPEPRT; from the coding sequence GTGATCCGCTTCGAGGATGTCTCCGTGACGTACGACGGTGCGGCCGAACCCACCGTCCGGGGCGTGGACTTCGAGGTGCCCGAGGGCGAACTGGTGCTGCTCGTCGGGCCCTCCGGGGTCGGCAAGTCGACGGTGCTGGGCGCGGTGAGCGGTCTCGTCCCGCACTTCACGGGCGGAACGCTGCGCGGCCGGGTCACGGTCGCCGGACGGGACACCCGCACCCACAAGCCACGCGAACTCGCGGACGTGGTGGGCACGGTGGGCCAGGACCCGCTGTCCCACTTCGTGACCGACACCGTGGAGGACGAACTCGCCTACGGCATGGAGTCGTTGGGCCTCGCGCCGGACGTGATGCGCCGCCGCGTGGAGGAAACCCTGGACCTGCTGGGCCTGGCGGCACTGCGCGACCGACCGATCGCCACGCTCTCCGGCGGCCAGCAGCAGCGGGTCGCCATCGGCTCGGTCCTCACCCCGCACCCGAAGGTCCTGGTCCTGGACGAGCCCACGTCCGCCCTGGACCCGGCCGCCGCCGAGGAGGTCCTCGCCGTCCTCCAACGCCTCGTCCACGACCTCGGCACCACCGTCCTCATGGCCGAACACCGCCTGGAACGCGTCATCCAGTACGCCGACCAGGTCGTCCTCCTCCCGTCCCCGGGCGCCGCACCGCTCCTCGGCACCCCCTCCGAGGTGATGGCCGTCTCCCCGGTGTACCCACCGGTGGTGGATCTGGGCCGCCTCGCCGGCTGGTCCCCCCTGCCCCTGACGGTGCGCGACGCACGACGGAGTGCGGGGGCGCTGCGGGAGCGTTTGGCTGAGATCGCGAGCAATACGGAAACGGCAGCCGGCGGCGCGGCCGACCGTGGCATGGGAGCGGCCGGTGCGACGGGCGACCGAGACACGGGTGCAGCCGGTGCGGCGCGCGACCGTGACGCAGACACGGCAGCGGCAGCGGGCGCAGCGGCCGGCGCGGTTCCCCGCGCCGCGGAGAGTGCGCGCGTCCATGCCACCGCCGCTCCCCCGTCCCCCTCGCGCCACGCCAGCCCTCGCTTGTCCCGGCTCCTCCGCAGGGCCACCCCGACCGCCCCCGCACCCGCACAAACAGCGGTGGTCGAATCCCTCGCCGTCCGCCGCGGTCGCGTCGAAGCACTCCGGCACGTCGACCTCACGGCCGCCCCCGGCGAGACCATCGCGCTGATGGGCCGCAACGGCGCCGGGAAATCCACCCTTCTCGGAGCGCTGGTCGGGCTGGTCGAACCCGCCGCCGGATCCGTCCGGGTAGGAGGGGCGGTACCGCACCGCACGGCGCCGCGCGAGCTCGTACGACGCGTGGGCCTCGTACCCCAGGAACCACGGGATCTGCTGTACGCGGACACGGTGGCCGCCGAGTGCGCGGCCGCCGACCATGACGCGGGCGCCGAGCCGGGCACCTGCCGGGCTCTGGTGTCGGAGTTGCTGCCGGGGATCGCGGACTACACCCACCCCCGGGATCTCTCGGAAGGCCAGCGGCTGGCGCTCGCGCTGGCCGTGGTGCTGACGGCCCGCCCCCCGCTGCTGCTCCTCGACGAGCCGACCCGCGGCCTCGACTACGCGGCGAAGGCCCGGCTGGTCACCGTGCTGCGCGGCCTGGCCGCCGAGGGCCACGCCATCGTCCTGGCCACGCACGACGTGGAGCTGGCCGCCGAACTGGCCCACCGCGTGGTGATCCTCGCGGACGGCGAGATCGTCGCCGACGGCCCGACCGCCGAGGTGGTCGTCGCGTCCCCCTCCTTCGCTCCCCAGGTCACGAAGGTGCTGGCCCCCCAGCCATGGCTGACCGTCCCCCAGGTCCGCGCCGCCCTGCGCGCAAGTGAACCGGAGCCCCGGACATGA
- a CDS encoding ECF transporter S component translates to MTEPTEKPGPPTPADGPADDPACIPHPRAARPPSQPQARAIRLGPRSVAALVLVSATGVAGFVWPLFAGRGSQVSAHAQDAPWLFAGLLVLLVAVVAATISESGLGPKAVAMLGVLAATGAALRPIGAGTAGIEPMFFLMVLSGRVLGPGFGFVLGSVTMFASALLTGGVGPWMPFQMLAMGWFTMGAGLLPGPDRLRGRAELVMLAMYGFLAAFAYGTVMNLAGWPFMDALASNVAFDPHDTVPGNLTRFLAYCLATSLGWDLGRAVVTVVLTLTLGTTLLKALRRATRRAAFETAVTFDAPAA, encoded by the coding sequence ATGACCGAGCCGACGGAGAAGCCCGGCCCCCCGACCCCGGCAGACGGACCGGCGGACGACCCGGCATGCATCCCTCACCCCCGCGCTGCGCGGCCCCCATCGCAGCCCCAAGCCAGGGCCATCCGTCTCGGCCCCCGCTCCGTAGCCGCCCTCGTCCTGGTCAGTGCCACTGGTGTCGCCGGGTTCGTCTGGCCGCTCTTCGCGGGGCGGGGGTCGCAGGTCAGTGCGCATGCGCAGGATGCCCCGTGGCTGTTCGCGGGGCTGCTCGTGCTGCTCGTCGCTGTCGTGGCCGCGACGATCTCGGAGTCGGGGCTCGGGCCGAAGGCCGTTGCCATGCTCGGTGTGCTGGCGGCGACGGGAGCGGCGCTTCGGCCGATCGGGGCGGGGACCGCGGGGATCGAGCCGATGTTCTTTCTGATGGTGCTGAGCGGGCGGGTGCTCGGGCCGGGGTTCGGGTTCGTGCTGGGGTCGGTGACGATGTTCGCGTCGGCGCTGCTCACCGGCGGGGTCGGGCCGTGGATGCCGTTCCAGATGCTCGCCATGGGGTGGTTCACCATGGGCGCCGGGCTGCTGCCGGGCCCCGACCGGCTGCGCGGGCGGGCCGAGCTGGTGATGCTCGCCATGTACGGCTTCCTCGCCGCCTTCGCGTACGGCACCGTCATGAACCTGGCCGGCTGGCCCTTCATGGACGCGCTGGCCTCGAACGTCGCCTTCGACCCGCACGACACCGTCCCCGGAAACCTGACCCGTTTCCTCGCGTACTGCCTGGCCACCTCGCTCGGCTGGGACCTGGGCCGGGCGGTCGTCACCGTCGTCCTGACCCTCACCCTCGGCACGACCCTCCTCAAGGCGCTGCGCCGGGCCACCCGCAGGGCCGCTTTCGAGACCGCGGTCACATTCGACGCACCCGCTGCGTGA
- a CDS encoding transglycosylase SLT domain-containing protein, whose protein sequence is MTVSVIRRVIASPKKVLTGAALAAATTGMVLAAAPAQAAPATTTSASSAQAIAHKMIPDATQYNAFSKIVEHESGWNPSATNASSGAYGLVQALPASKMATAGSDWKTNPATQIKWGLDYMNSRYGSPAAAWNFWQANGWY, encoded by the coding sequence GTGACCGTCTCCGTCATCCGCCGCGTCATCGCCTCCCCGAAGAAGGTCCTCACCGGCGCCGCCCTGGCCGCCGCCACCACCGGCATGGTTCTGGCCGCGGCCCCCGCACAGGCCGCCCCCGCCACCACCACCTCGGCCTCCTCCGCCCAGGCGATCGCGCACAAGATGATCCCGGACGCCACGCAGTACAACGCCTTCAGCAAGATCGTCGAGCACGAGAGCGGCTGGAACCCCAGCGCCACCAACGCCTCCTCCGGCGCCTACGGCCTCGTCCAGGCCCTGCCCGCCTCCAAGATGGCCACCGCCGGCTCCGACTGGAAGACCAACCCCGCCACCCAGATCAAGTGGGGCCTGGACTACATGAACTCCCGCTACGGCAGCCCCGCCGCCGCCTGGAACTTCTGGCAGGCCAACGGCTGGTACTAA
- a CDS encoding ATP-binding protein, with product MNEYFPPTLLGPRPAQYGMRLTVGAHSARHIRNIVRSLLDDWDLTELTDAVELGVTELVANVVWHVPDRRCSLLMLRQAVGVRVEVADGSTRLPCVPSQLSVEAEAEAEGGRGLVLLDAVVDKWGVDPGPGDGKTVWFECRGSCDG from the coding sequence GTGAACGAATACTTTCCCCCCACCCTGCTGGGTCCCCGCCCTGCCCAGTACGGCATGCGACTCACGGTCGGCGCGCACTCGGCGCGGCACATCAGGAACATTGTCCGCTCGCTGCTGGACGATTGGGACTTGACGGAGCTGACCGACGCCGTGGAACTGGGAGTGACCGAGCTGGTCGCCAACGTCGTGTGGCATGTCCCGGACCGGCGCTGCTCGCTGCTGATGCTGCGGCAGGCGGTGGGAGTCCGCGTGGAGGTTGCGGACGGCTCCACTCGGCTTCCATGCGTCCCGTCCCAGTTGTCTGTGGAGGCGGAGGCGGAGGCGGAGGGCGGCCGTGGACTGGTCCTGCTGGACGCCGTGGTCGACAAGTGGGGTGTGGACCCTGGACCTGGGGACGGGAAGACGGTGTGGTTCGAGTGCCGGGGCAGCTGTGACGGTTGA
- a CDS encoding helix-turn-helix domain-containing protein yields the protein MTHINVLDPGASPLDYYGFELRRYREGAGLTQKQLGDIVNYTGSLVGQIETARKLPTPEFSERADAALGTGGLLSRLVELVMRSQLPAWFQQVAELEARATEICTFQAHMVHGLLQTSTYARATLGALDRTDLDDRTAVRLARQRIFEKSEPPVLWMVLSEAALYQEIGGPDTMRGQLAHLLSFDNNPRINIQVLPFSAGAHAGLQGSFTLFRFASDPTIVYTEGYGSGHPTANSDTVKDCSLRYDHLQAAALSLRDSAELIRHAMEERYGEHRDSDGDPVA from the coding sequence GTGACCCACATCAACGTCCTCGACCCGGGCGCTTCACCACTCGACTACTACGGTTTCGAGCTACGGCGCTACCGCGAAGGCGCGGGGCTGACACAGAAACAGCTCGGCGACATCGTCAACTACACCGGCTCCCTGGTCGGCCAGATCGAAACGGCCCGCAAGCTGCCGACACCGGAGTTCAGCGAACGGGCCGACGCGGCGCTGGGCACGGGCGGCTTGCTCTCCCGGCTCGTCGAGCTCGTGATGCGCAGTCAACTTCCGGCCTGGTTCCAACAGGTGGCGGAGTTGGAGGCGCGGGCCACCGAGATCTGCACCTTCCAGGCCCACATGGTGCACGGTCTCCTCCAGACCAGCACCTACGCGCGTGCCACGCTCGGCGCCCTGGACCGGACCGACCTCGACGACCGCACCGCCGTACGGCTGGCCCGTCAGCGCATCTTCGAGAAGAGCGAGCCGCCGGTCCTGTGGATGGTCCTCAGCGAGGCCGCGCTGTACCAGGAGATCGGCGGCCCGGACACCATGCGCGGCCAACTGGCCCACCTGTTGTCCTTCGACAACAACCCGCGGATCAACATCCAGGTCCTGCCGTTCTCCGCCGGGGCGCACGCGGGGCTCCAAGGCTCATTCACCCTCTTCCGCTTCGCGAGCGACCCGACCATCGTCTACACCGAGGGCTACGGCAGCGGGCATCCGACCGCCAACTCGGACACCGTCAAGGACTGTTCGCTCCGTTACGATCATCTCCAAGCCGCCGCACTCTCCCTCCGAGACTCGGCGGAGTTGATCCGGCACGCGATGGAGGAACGCTATGGGGAACACCGCGATTCCGACGGGGATCCAGTGGCGTAA
- a CDS encoding DUF397 domain-containing protein, producing the protein MGNTAIPTGIQWRKSSYSGDQGGECVECAPLGPLAWRKSSYSGDQGGDCVEIAETPHTTIAIRDSKNPAGPILTLDPAAFITFVDWASTTAG; encoded by the coding sequence ATGGGGAACACCGCGATTCCGACGGGGATCCAGTGGCGTAAGTCCAGCTACAGCGGCGATCAAGGCGGCGAGTGCGTCGAGTGCGCACCGCTCGGCCCCCTGGCCTGGCGCAAGTCCTCGTACAGCGGCGACCAGGGCGGCGACTGCGTAGAGATCGCAGAAACCCCCCACACCACCATCGCCATCCGCGACTCGAAGAACCCGGCCGGACCGATCCTCACCCTCGACCCCGCCGCGTTCATCACCTTCGTCGACTGGGCGAGTACAACCGCCGGCTGA
- a CDS encoding alpha/beta hydrolase encodes MSDNTHKTVKSMETRRNWRTRRGSALLAAALLAGLAAAPEATAAASSPTHRPVSRGTLVSVTPVASHDAGGVKRFLAERDMATDSVRYGVRAYRLTYRTVDPYGKAATATGLLTLPVGGRHRLDIVSDTHGTMVNRDYAPSAGEDFGRVPSYLNATAGRAVVAPDYLGLGKGPGRHPYMDTRSSVTASVDMLRAARTAADRLGRPLSGDVYATGFSQGGQVAMALGRALEGGADRHFRLKALAPVSGPYDLEGEEIPALFDGRVNDASGLIYSSYWLVAQSRLHPIYKDPSEAFRAPYASRVEGLYDGTHEEEDILKALPPTVEEMLTPAFAEKMRHPGGGLLDAMRAADHTCDWKPDVPVRLYAGAADTDVPIGNARSCARQLAERGSAVTVVDQGDVDHFGSFKVSAPQVVRWFDALSDTVG; translated from the coding sequence ATGAGCGATAACACACATAAGACCGTCAAATCCATGGAAACACGCCGCAATTGGCGTACGCGGCGAGGGAGCGCTCTTCTCGCGGCGGCGCTCCTCGCGGGACTCGCGGCAGCCCCGGAGGCGACGGCGGCCGCATCCTCGCCAACCCATCGGCCGGTGTCGCGCGGCACCCTCGTCTCCGTCACGCCGGTCGCCTCGCACGACGCGGGCGGGGTGAAGAGGTTCCTCGCCGAACGGGACATGGCCACGGACTCCGTGCGGTACGGCGTACGGGCGTACCGGCTGACCTACCGGACCGTCGACCCGTACGGGAAAGCCGCCACCGCCACCGGGCTGCTCACCCTCCCCGTCGGCGGCAGGCATCGCCTCGACATCGTCTCGGACACGCACGGCACGATGGTCAACCGCGACTACGCACCGTCCGCCGGCGAGGACTTCGGGCGGGTCCCCTCCTATCTGAACGCCACGGCGGGACGCGCCGTCGTCGCGCCCGACTATCTGGGCCTCGGGAAGGGGCCCGGCCGCCATCCGTACATGGACACCCGCTCTTCCGTGACCGCCTCGGTCGACATGCTGCGGGCGGCCCGGACGGCCGCGGATCGGCTCGGCAGGCCGCTGAGTGGCGACGTGTACGCGACGGGCTTCTCGCAGGGCGGGCAGGTGGCCATGGCGCTCGGGCGGGCGCTGGAGGGCGGTGCGGACCGGCACTTCCGGCTGAAGGCGCTGGCTCCGGTCAGCGGGCCGTACGACCTGGAGGGCGAGGAGATTCCGGCGCTGTTCGACGGGCGGGTCAATGACGCGAGCGGGCTCATCTACAGCTCGTACTGGCTGGTCGCGCAGAGCAGGCTGCATCCGATCTACAAGGACCCGTCCGAGGCCTTCCGCGCCCCGTACGCGAGCCGCGTCGAGGGGCTGTACGACGGGACGCACGAGGAGGAGGACATCCTGAAGGCGCTGCCGCCGACGGTGGAGGAGATGCTCACGCCGGCCTTCGCCGAGAAGATGCGGCATCCCGGCGGAGGGCTGCTCGACGCGATGCGCGCGGCCGATCACACCTGCGACTGGAAGCCGGACGTGCCGGTGCGGCTGTACGCGGGGGCGGCCGACACCGACGTACCGATCGGGAACGCTCGTAGTTGTGCACGGCAGCTGGCCGAGCGGGGGAGCGCGGTGACAGTGGTCGATCAGGGGGATGTGGACCACTTCGGATCGTTCAAGGTGTCGGCGCCGCAGGTGGTGCGGTGGTTCGACGCCCTCAGCGACACCGTCGGGTAG
- a CDS encoding YoaK family protein → MTTPTEKTRDPEARGVRLVAVLLGMTVVSGLIDAVSYLGLGHVFTANMTGNVVVLGFAAAGAPGFSTRHALVSLASFLLGAVAGGRVGTRLGGGSRRTWVRATLGAEAVMVGVASLVAFAAPGATGTIYALIALTAFAMGLRNATVRKLGIPDLTTTVLTMTLTGLAADSRLGGGAGRHSPRRTASVFAMLAGALLGAWLVLHQGLDIPLLIAAGAAGVLAVTASGKE, encoded by the coding sequence ATGACCACGCCGACGGAGAAGACGCGCGACCCGGAGGCGCGCGGAGTGCGGCTGGTGGCGGTGCTGTTGGGGATGACCGTGGTCAGCGGGCTCATCGACGCGGTGAGTTATCTGGGCCTCGGGCATGTCTTCACGGCGAACATGACCGGCAACGTGGTGGTACTCGGCTTCGCCGCGGCGGGCGCGCCGGGCTTCTCGACCCGGCATGCACTGGTGTCGCTGGCGTCGTTCCTGCTGGGGGCGGTGGCGGGCGGACGCGTCGGAACGCGGCTGGGCGGGGGCTCGCGCCGCACCTGGGTACGCGCCACCCTCGGCGCGGAGGCGGTGATGGTCGGCGTGGCGTCGCTGGTCGCCTTCGCCGCTCCCGGCGCCACCGGCACCATCTACGCCCTGATCGCCCTCACCGCCTTCGCCATGGGTCTGCGCAACGCGACCGTCCGCAAACTGGGCATCCCCGACCTGACGACCACCGTCCTGACGATGACTCTGACCGGCCTGGCCGCCGACTCCCGCCTGGGCGGCGGCGCGGGCCGACACTCCCCACGCCGCACGGCCTCGGTGTTCGCCATGCTGGCGGGCGCGCTGCTCGGTGCGTGGCTGGTACTCCATCAGGGGCTGGACATCCCGCTGCTGATCGCGGCGGGGGCGGCGGGGGTGCTGGCGGTGACGGCGTCCGGGAAGGAGTAG
- a CDS encoding TerD family protein — MITLTKEDGPADLDGVTHLSIGASWDPTAGSSGGLMGKIRRNVGTDLDLIAIAMQGSDPVRLAGLDSLDPMGNGSLTHSGDNQTGRGEGDDETVTVEFARIPPNITSIVFVAAAYKKGSAFQKARNISFKVYDATGGSIQQVADIWPSLLTNDNGCAVAKAIRVGGSWKLQVINETGKIKQGDERDLMRFAVRK, encoded by the coding sequence ATGATCACGCTCACGAAGGAAGACGGTCCGGCAGATCTGGACGGGGTTACCCATCTGTCCATCGGAGCGTCCTGGGACCCCACCGCCGGGAGCAGTGGCGGGCTGATGGGGAAGATCCGCCGGAACGTCGGCACCGACCTCGACCTGATCGCCATCGCGATGCAGGGCTCGGATCCGGTACGGCTGGCGGGCCTCGACTCCCTGGACCCGATGGGCAATGGCTCACTGACGCACAGCGGCGACAACCAGACAGGACGCGGTGAGGGTGACGACGAGACGGTGACCGTCGAGTTCGCCCGGATACCGCCGAACATCACGTCGATCGTGTTCGTCGCCGCCGCGTACAAGAAGGGCAGCGCCTTCCAGAAGGCGCGCAACATCAGTTTCAAGGTCTACGACGCGACCGGGGGCAGCATCCAGCAGGTCGCCGACATCTGGCCGAGCCTGCTCACCAACGACAACGGCTGCGCCGTGGCCAAGGCGATCCGGGTCGGCGGGAGTTGGAAGCTCCAGGTCATCAACGAGACGGGGAAGATCAAGCAGGGGGACGAGCGGGACCTGATGCGCTTCGCGGTGCGCAAGTAG
- a CDS encoding steroid 3-ketoacyl-CoA thiolase has translation MAAEPVIVEAVRTPIGKRGGALANLHPAYLLGETYRELLGRTGIHADCVEQIVGGTVTHAGEQSMNPARTAWLTMGLPYETAATTVDCQCGSSQQASHMVANMVAAGVIDVGISCGVEAMSRVPLGSGSKHGPGKPFPDEWNVDLPNQFEAAERIARHRGLTRENVDSLGLISQERAAIAWSEERFKRETFAVQVPTTEDEQRAGQGMWRLVDRDEGLRDTSMEALAKLKPVMPTAVHTAGNSSQISDGASAIMWASKRMARALKLRPRARIVAQALVGADPHFHLDGPIDATRAVLGKAGMSLKDIDIVEINEAFASVVLSWAQVFEQDLEKVNVNGGAIALGHPVGATGARLITTALHELERKDKEFALITMCAGGALATGTIIQRL, from the coding sequence ATGGCCGCGGAACCCGTGATCGTCGAAGCCGTACGCACCCCCATCGGCAAGCGCGGCGGCGCGCTCGCCAACCTCCACCCCGCCTATCTCCTGGGCGAGACCTACCGTGAACTCCTCGGCCGCACCGGCATCCACGCCGACTGCGTCGAGCAGATCGTCGGCGGCACGGTGACGCACGCCGGCGAACAGTCCATGAACCCCGCGCGCACCGCCTGGCTCACCATGGGCCTGCCGTACGAGACGGCGGCCACGACCGTGGACTGCCAGTGCGGGTCGTCGCAGCAGGCCTCGCACATGGTGGCCAACATGGTCGCGGCGGGGGTCATCGACGTGGGCATCTCCTGCGGCGTCGAGGCGATGTCCCGGGTGCCGCTGGGCTCCGGGTCCAAGCACGGGCCGGGCAAGCCGTTCCCCGACGAGTGGAACGTGGATCTGCCCAACCAGTTCGAGGCGGCGGAACGGATCGCGCGCCACCGCGGGCTGACCCGCGAGAACGTGGACTCCCTCGGGCTCATCTCCCAGGAGCGGGCGGCCATCGCCTGGTCCGAGGAACGCTTCAAGCGCGAGACCTTCGCCGTACAGGTGCCCACGACGGAGGACGAACAGCGGGCCGGACAGGGCATGTGGCGGCTCGTCGACCGGGACGAGGGGCTGCGCGACACGTCCATGGAGGCGCTGGCGAAGCTGAAGCCCGTGATGCCGACGGCGGTGCATACGGCGGGCAACTCGTCGCAGATCTCGGACGGCGCGTCCGCGATCATGTGGGCGTCGAAGCGCATGGCGCGGGCGCTGAAGCTGCGGCCCCGCGCGCGGATCGTCGCGCAGGCGCTGGTCGGCGCCGACCCGCACTTCCACCTCGACGGGCCGATCGACGCGACCCGGGCCGTGCTCGGCAAGGCCGGGATGTCACTGAAGGACATCGACATCGTCGAGATCAACGAGGCGTTCGCTTCCGTGGTGTTGAGCTGGGCGCAGGTCTTCGAGCAGGACCTGGAGAAGGTCAACGTCAACGGCGGTGCGATCGCGCTCGGGCACCCGGTGGGCGCGACGGGAGCGCGGCTGATCACGACCGCGCTGCACGAACTGGAGCGCAAGGACAAGGAGTTCGCGCTGATCACGATGTGCGCGGGTGGGGCGTTGGCCACCGGCACGATCATTCAGCGGTTGTAG